In the genome of Candidatus Poribacteria bacterium, the window AGATCCACAACGCGATAAGGACCTCGATGCCGTCTGCCAGATGATCGAAAATGCTGCAGCGGCAGGGTTACGCGGTTTGAACTATAATTTCTGCATCCTGAGCCATCAACGAACAGAAAGCACCCTCGGACGCGGCGGTTCACGTTACAGTACGTTTGACTTCTCCAAATATGACAACGAAACACTTTCAGAAGCAGGTGAGGTGAGTCGTGAAGAGGCGTTTGACCGAATCGCTTATTTCCTTGAGCGCGTCATTCCGGTTGCCGAGGCAAATCGTGTCCAAATGGCGTGCCATCCGAACGATCCACCCGCTCCTATTTTGAGAGGTGTTGAACGCTGGAATTACCCCGTGTTCGACGGCTTGAAACGCTTCTCTGAAATCGTCGATAGTCCGTATCACGGCTTTAACTTCTGTTGTGGTACAGTTTCGGAGGGTTTAGACGATCCCGCTACCGAATTCTACGAAATCCTCCGCTACTTCGGCGAGCGGAAAAAACTTTTTAACATCCACTTTCGCAACATCCGTGGCGGATTACACAATTTCCAAGAAGTCTGGCCCGACGAAGGACACTTGGACATGCATAAGGTCGCACAAACACTGCGAGATGTGGAATATCCCTACATGCTCATGCCTGACCACGCACCAGGGCATTCAGATGACCCAGCACCTCCCGGTGTTTCTGGTCGTGTCCGACAAGCGTGGGCGTTTCAGTTCGGATACATCATCGCCTTGATTCAGGCGGTAAATTCAGAAGCGTAGATCGCTTCGTTTCAGTTAGAGTGACACAGTCTTTTTCAAAACAGAACTTAATGGAAAGCTCAACCTTTAGGAGGTAAAAGTCAACATCCCAAGTCTAAAGACTTGGGAGACCTGTGAATATCCGTAGCCACACGGGGACCCACAAGTTAAACAGTTTTCTACAGTCTTTACGAATGCCAGACGCGCATTCGTTATATCGCGAGTTCTCGGCGTGGCAGCCGCAAGTACGTTTCGGATGCTCCCCAAGTCTGATTTCTCTACGAACTCGTGATCTGGATGGGGCAATATACAACCCGCAAGGGAGCTTACAAACTATGTTTGTTCCAGTCGTGGATAAAAACCAAAATCCACTGATGCCAA includes:
- a CDS encoding mannonate dehydratase, yielding MDRTEQQPRKKAEMHVGVQGIGTSPKELAFLVRHGVTHMDASVGNTETETLIRHKAEAAEVGVSLEMIHIGLPKSIIFAQDPQRDKDLDAVCQMIENAAAAGLRGLNYNFCILSHQRTESTLGRGGSRYSTFDFSKYDNETLSEAGEVSREEAFDRIAYFLERVIPVAEANRVQMACHPNDPPAPILRGVERWNYPVFDGLKRFSEIVDSPYHGFNFCCGTVSEGLDDPATEFYEILRYFGERKKLFNIHFRNIRGGLHNFQEVWPDEGHLDMHKVAQTLRDVEYPYMLMPDHAPGHSDDPAPPGVSGRVRQAWAFQFGYIIALIQAVNSEA